GAAACTTCCAGAAGTCCGCACCGTCAAAACATTCGCGGCGTGCTTCCTAGTGTCGCAGTTTGTTGTCTTGCGACGAAGACCTGCGGTTTCTTCGTCTTGTGTCCGCTTTGCGTCTTCGAAGCAGTACGGCCTCTTCCCGCAGCGCCTGCCCAACAAGGCCAGCACAGACGGAGGGCTCCGGCTCACGCCCCCGGTTGGAGGGACGCTCTCCAGCTGCATGTCGACACCGCAACGCGAACGGTAGCATCTTTTGGAGGGAGAGCCGTGCAGCGGCGTGTCCTCCGCGCGTCTCTTTGCCATGACTGTCGGTTCTGTCACCGCACTGGTGTGAAGCAGTGGAAACTACAAACACGCGGCGCTGCGGCACTAGCTGCTTCTCACTGCTTATGTTGAGCACGGACGTGTTCGGTCCAGTTGCAAAACACTGAGCACcggtagttaaaaaaaaagtattgcgAGGCAGCCTGGGTAACCAACCGGAGGAAAGCACCGGTGTCTTTCCCCGCCCAGAGCCTCTGCTCTTCCTGTGGCGGGTAAATTCATGCTGCTCCGTGCTTTCAGTTTACGCGTTACTGTGATCAGGGCCTTAGCCAGGGTTTTGGAAATACTGAGGTTATGAGTCCAATTCCTTCCActgaacagaaaatgttgacCGGTCGCAAAGAAAtatctaaaatgtaaatgatttttcAGATCTGGTGATATGCCAAGTATTCTCTGTGTAGCAGAGAACTGACATATCCCCCTGTAACATAGAGTTGAGTTATTGTCCCAAAACACATGTTCTTTCTTTAAGCTGAATGTGGGCactgtactttgtttttgaattaataCCACATAATGTTGCTGCTGTAAATGCTCGTAAGAGCcccaaatgtgttttaatccacagctgaaaatagccCCCAACAATGCACTTTATACTTGTGTTTGAGTAAGGTTTGCTTAAAGCCGCAGTGCCCAGGCGTTTAAGGAAATAActgatccatttaaaaaaaatgaatctgtcTATTtatgacctgtttttaaaattcatgtcTTCAGTGTGAAGGAATGTGCTTGGGTCTGAGTGCCACAGAGAGGCCAGGGAACTCGTCAAGTATTGAGAGATGGTCTaatgcattgttggtttgggtctcttcattggatttgttgacaataaaaatatagaatactACCAGCCTTATCTTTTAActattcatcttttttcctaTAAATATGATAACCCAACATTGATGTCTAAATATTTCAAAGCGTTTTTCACACTGCCAGGAATAAAATTCTGATGGGGGACTACTGAGTCTTTTATTTATCCTATATTAATTTTGTTGGCTTAAAAGTACTCAATTGTATACTGTGTTTAAGGAGTCTAAAATTACTGGAATTAGCCTATAAAATACCCAccatgtattttgttttgttttgtttttctttttgttaaattgCAGGGTGGAACTACTCTCCCTTACCTGCTTCAACTGCCAAagttcc
Above is a genomic segment from Xiphias gladius isolate SHS-SW01 ecotype Sanya breed wild chromosome 19, ASM1685928v1, whole genome shotgun sequence containing:
- the wu:fa19b12 gene encoding uncharacterized protein wu:fa19b12, whose protein sequence is MAKRRAEDTPLHGSPSKRCYRSRCGVDMQLESVPPTGGVSRSPPSVLALLGRRCGKRPYCFEDAKRTQDEETAGLRRKTTNCDTRKHAANVLTVRTSGSFQDRRSSVTLTSHKKRPREDCAGSETVIPEANDKAADGDTSTEDCAYNSFQYWRVPLPELDLSLLQDVNSLSQTKPKSKVSDSSSDAMET